In Clupea harengus chromosome 13, Ch_v2.0.2, whole genome shotgun sequence, one DNA window encodes the following:
- the zgc:172136 gene encoding FERM domain-containing protein 6, translating into MSASAKQERSVCVLLPTKEQLDITVGVKSTGQEVLNQISQLLYVKELHFFGLTVVKDNEHIYLDLEEKLTKYFPKEWKQESGKGPQKRIPLLLFLKVQFYVENGRLISERKARQLYFADLRERVLRSECRQQEEVYFQLAGYALQADLPDHPTHHLTEEDTPKTYFQPKDYFPPWIVAKRGVDYLLRHGPNMHRELWGMPSRDAILLFIRESCRLEDVPVTFYRLQKDKREDRGSALLGLTLRGMQVYQEVNNMRQLLYDFPWSNVGRLTFLGKKFEIQPDGLPSARKLVYYTGSAFRSRHLLLHLSSSHQLYLSLQPALTHLRQLDENEEKKRYRESYISDDLDLDPQGSDGSPRLSRRSTSSSGIEADTRQRSVSVEMTSMDEEGLRQTEEKSFSSAASLGSSHTSGVDTGSKARADEDEWQEEETQVRVSSLGEVSVDNPGEVSVDDPQEMLQLAELLEGVSVDCPSFMSEMNSTGIRTSLVDMTDSHMKHGSTDTLGPVINWKTRTSVDRHSQSLDDIHLFSPPTPLGTLPQANTSHSYTFGLPESHISLKNHQHPITQCPAKPSFYGRRSTNCLSLDLLEDEQLLELIL; encoded by the exons ACAATGAACACATATATCTGGACTTAGAGGAGAAACTAACCAAGTATTTCCCCAAGGAATGGAAACAAGAGTCTGGGAAG GGCCCTCAGAAGAGAATccccctgctcctcttcctgaaAGTGCAGTTCTATGTGGAGAACGGCAGGCTCATCAG CGAGCGCAAGGCGCGGCAGCTGTACTTTGCGGACCTGCGGGAACGTGTGCTGAGGTCGGAGTGCCGTCAGCAGGAGGAGGTGTACTTCCAGCTGGCCGGCTACGCCCTGCAGGCAGACCTGCCAGACCACCCCACGCACCACCTCACAGAGGAGGACACGCCAAAGACCTACTTCCAGCCCAAGGACTACTTCCCTCCCTGG ATAGTGGCAAAGCGGGGAGTAGACTACCTGTTACGACATGGGCCCAACATGCACCGAGAGCTTTGGGGGATGCCCTCCCGCGACgccatcctcctcttcatccgAGAGTCCTGCCGTCTGGAGGACGTGCCTGTGACTTTCTACAGACTACAGAAG gacaagagagaagacaggggtTCTGCACTGCTGGGCCTGACTCTACGAGGAATGCAGGTTtatcag GAGGTGAACAACATGCGACAGCTGCTTTATGACTTCCCTTGGTCCAATGTCGGACGACTCACCTTTCTG GGGAAAAAGTTTGAGATCCAGCCGGACGGTCTGCCGTCGGCGAGGAAACTGGTGTACTACACGGGCTCGGCCTTCCGCTCACGACACCTGCTGCTTCACCTCAGTAGCAGCCATCAGCTCTACCTCAGTCTGCAGCCTGCCCTCACACACCTGCGGCAGCTGGACGAGAACGAAG AGAAGAAGCGCTACCGGGAGTCCTACATCAGCgacgaccttgaccttgaccctCAGGGCAGTGACGGCAGCCCACGCCTCTCACGGCGCTCCACGAGCAGCTCAGGCATCGAGGCTGACACCCGGCAACGAAGCGTCTCCGTGGAGATGACCTCCATGGACGAGGAAGGGCTGCGGCAGACGGAGGAGAAGTCATTCAGCTCGGCGGCCAGCCTGGGCAGCTCGCACACCTCGGGCGTGGACACGGGCAGCAAGGCTCGCGCCGACGAAGACGAGTGGCAGGAGGAAG AGACGCAAGTTCGAGTGAGTAGCCTTGGGGAGGTTTCCGTGGACAACCCTGGGGAGGTTTCCGTGGACGACCCGCAGGAGATGCTGCAATTGGCTGAGCTGTtggagggtgtgtctgtggactgTCCCTCTTTCATGTCGGAGATGAACTCTACAG GTATCAGAACAAGTCTTGTTGACATGACAGACAGTCACATGAAACATGGGAGCACTGATACTCTAGGGCCG GTCATCAACTGGAAGACTCGCACCTCTGTTGACCGCCACAGCCAGAGTCTGGATGACATCCACCTGTTCTCACCCCCTACGCCCCTGGGCACTCTCCCCCAAGCCAACACCTCCCACAGCTACACGTTTGGACTCCCTGAAAGCCACATCTCCCTCAAGAACCATCAGCACCCAATCACCCAGTGCCCTGCCAAGCCCTCTTTCTATGGCCGACGCTCCACGAACTGCCTCTCTTTGGACCTGCTGGAGGACGAACAGCTGCTGGAGTTAATCCTGTGA